The Halostagnicola kamekurae sequence TTTACGCGTTTACGCTTCCCGGCGCTGGGGACGCGTACGCGTACTATCTCTCGCCCGATCTCGGTACCATCGCGACGAACTTGACGGACATCCTTCCTGCAGCCGCCGGTCAGGCCTTCTTCACGCTCTCACTGGGGATGGGCGTAATGATCACGTACGCGTCTTATCTCGGAGAGGATCGCAACCTCGCCAAGGACGGCCTCATCATCGTCGCGCTGGATACGGCGATCGCGTTTACCATCGGATTGGTCGCGTTCCCGATCCTCTTCTCTGGCGGCGTTGGCGTTTCTGAGATCACAGAAGTCGGTGCCGGTGCTGGTTTCATCTTCATCTCGCTCTCACAGGCGTTCGCTAACCTCCCGCTCGGTGGCGTCCTCGGCGCGGTCTTCTTCGCCACGGTCGCCATCGCAGCGCTCTCGAGCGCGATCAGCATCCTCGAGGTCGTCACCTCGTACCTGATCGACGAACACGGCGTCGATCAGGTACGAGGTCGTCACCTCGTACCTGATCGACGAACACGGCGTCGATCGCGGCCCCGCGACCGCCATCGTCGGAACCGCTATCTTCCTCGTCGGCGTTCCCGTGGCGTACGACGGGAGCCTGTCGTGGCTCACGGTCTACGACCAACTCGCGAACTACGTCCTGCTCGTCCTCGGTGCGCTGTTGCTCTCGGTCTACGTCGGCTGGGTCAAAACCGACATGGGACTCGAGGAACTCGGAAAGGGAGTCAAAGACCTCGGCGCGTGGGGGATCACCTGGATCTGGGTCCTTCGGATTCCGGTCATCATCGTATTGGTCGTCGTCCTCACGCTAAACGGAATAGAAGCATACACCGAAATCAGCGGTGTTCTCGGCGGATTCCTCGGCTGACCACTGGAACGTTTTCACGCCTCAGGCCTCGCCGTAGACCGGGACAGCAGCGCCGCTCGTGACCGACGCACCGTCGCTACAGAGAAACGCCATCACGTCCGCGATCTCGAGCGGGTCGACCCACGAGTCGTGATCCGAATCGGGCATCATCTCGCGGTTCATCGGCGTGTCGATCACGCTCGGCATGACGCAGTTCGCCCGGACAACGCCACGATTCTCCTCGGCCAGCGTCTCGGTGAGGATTCGGAGGCCGGCTTTTGTGATCCGGTAGGGGCCGTCGCCCTCGCCGCCCTCGAGACTCGAGCGCGCGCTCACGCTGACGATCGATCCCTCGCTGTCCTGTAGGTGCGGAAGGGCGTGTTTCGACGCCAGAAACGCCGTTTTCAGGTTGATGTTCATCAGTGCGTCGAACTCCTCGAGATCCGTCTCCGCTACGTGCTGGCCGCCCATCCACGTGCCGGCGATGTTGAGCAGGTGATCGACCCGCCCGTGGTCGTCGACGATATCCTCGAACAGCTCGGCGACCTCGTCCTCGTCAGTCAGATCCACCTCGTAGAACTGGACGGCGTCGTCCGGCTCGAGGAGGCTGTCGTCCGCGTCCGGTTCGACGACGTCGACGGCGCAGACGGTCGCGCCCGCGTCTCGAAACCGTTCGACCGCGGCGCTGCCGAGCGCGCCGCTCGCGCCGGTGACCACCGCGACCGTCTCCGAGAAATCGTACGTGACAGACATGCACACTCCTGCCACCCGCAGGTGCAAAAGTTCCCACCCGGATCTCGAGCGACGACGACTCGCTCGAGAGCCAGATCCCGAGCGAGCAGTCCCAACACGAGAGATGCGTTCGACGGGAGCTACGGCGTGACGACCAGTTTCCCGAAGAAGCTCTCGGAGAGTACGGCCTCGTGTGCCTCTGGAACCTCCGACAGGTCGTACGTTCGGTCGATCTCCGGCGAGAGCTCGCCGCTCGAGAGCAACGTGGCGACGCGGCGGAGCACCGCGGCGAGATCCGACGTGTTGAACATGCTGATCAGGTGGATCCGCAGTTCCTTCGAGCGCGCCGCGGGGACGTTCGAGAAGCCGGCCTCGGGAACCGTGTTACCGATGCCGACGACTCGAGTCCCCTGCGTCGCGACGTTCGCGTCGAACTGGAGGTAGTCGTCGAGTCGGTGATCGAGGATCACGTCGGGAGCGCCCGCGGTGATCACCGCGTCCTCGAGATCCTCGCGCGCGTAGTCCAGTACGACATCGGCCCCGAGGGACTCGAGTTTCTCGTGGTACTCCGGCGCGGCCGTCGTCGTCACCTCGGCCCCGGTTGCGGCCGCGATCTGCACTGCAGCGTGACCCACCCCGCCGCTGCCGCCGTGGACGAGACACCGCTCCGCTGGCTCGAGTTCGGCGTGATCGATCAGCGACCGCCAAGCGGTCACCGCGGGAACGCCGAGGGCCGCGCCGGTCTCGAGCGATACACCGTCGGGCAGCGTCGCGATCCGATCGGTCGGCGACGCGGCGTACTCCGCACAGGTTCCCGGGATGTCCTTCCCGAGTCCGGTGCCGAACACCCGGTCGCCCGGCTCGAACGCGGTTACCTCGTCGCCGACGGCTTCGACGGTCCCGGCGAAATCCGATCCGGGGATCCACGGCAGTTCCGCGGGCGCGTAGGACCCCTCGCGAAAGTAGGTGTCGACGGGATTGATCCCCGCCGCGCCGACCTCGACCAGCACTTCGTCTTCGTCGGGTTCGGGCGTTGGGATTTCCTCGAGTTCCAGTACGTCCGCGTCGCCGTGTTCGTGGTATCGAACGGCTCTCATACCCGCCTGTAGGACGGCCCGCGATATAGGAGCACGTGATCGACCGCGAGTCGTGGCACTACCAGCCTGCCCGCGGTGTAACACGCCCGTGGCGCTGGTCACGAGCCGCGGCCCGACGGAGCACACCTGCTCTCCGCGTGGCTGGTCGGCTCGCCTAATTCCGGAATAGTGCTTGAGGGTCCGAACAAAGGGGCAAAGGCCCCAACTCCCGCTACTCGTTCTCCCGGTCGTTGTTGAACGCTCGATCCGTTTCGAAGGGATAGTCTTGGAACGCCGTCTGTCGCGTCGTCGTATTCGTCACCCGGTAGTCGACTTCGTACGTGGACTCCTCGGACGCGGACAGCTCCGCGGAGTCGGTAACGCCGCCTCGACACTCGAGTTGGACGTCAAACGCGCCTGTACTGGCGTTCGAAACCGAGAGGGAGGTGCAGTCGGCTATCACCCGTTCGTCGGATTCGAAACTGTGGTCGTGGCTCGCGAGGAGGTCGTTGTAGAAGAGTCGCTCCTCGTACGTCGAAGTATAGGTCCCAACACTCGAGGAGTCAATGGGTGTCGGTTTCTCGGGACCGACCGGGTAGGACTCGATGTGTGCCTGTTCTTCTGGCTCGTCTGACAGGGGATGGAACGACGTGACGACCCCGATTCCAGTGACGAGTACCAGGACGACGACTCCGAGCGAAACGAACGTCCGGTTCGAGACCATCATCTTGGAGTTAGATTCCTAACACAATATGCGTTCTGCACCATCGAACCGTACTCTCGAGCGGTCACGACACGCTCGAATGAGTGTGAAGGGTCGTGGTACCGTGACCCTCGGAAGGGTTATCCCTCACCCGCCTCTCTGTTTGTTCGTAATGGCAAACGGTAAGGTTGATTTCTTCAACGACACTGGCGGCTACGGTTTCATTTCGACTGATGACGGCGACCTCGACGACGACGAAGACGTTTTCTTCCACATGGAGGATGTCGGCGGCGAGGACCTCACGGAAGGGACGGAGGTCGAGTTCGACATCGAGTCCTCGCCCAAGGGGCCTCGTGCGGCGAACGTCGTCCGACAGTAACACCGAGACACACCTGTCGTTCACAGCGACAGACAACGCTCTCGATTTTTCAGAAGGTCACACGTCTGAGCTGATGCTATCTATACACTCTGTACGTACCGACAGACTCGGCCGAATACCGAACAGACCGGCCGACAGACGGTACTCTACACATCAAACCTAGCGAAAAGGACCCGATTCGACCCGAGACGGCCTATATGACTTCTTCGAAGTCGTTGTGGCCCTGAATGTCGACGCCGTCCTCGGTGATCTCACAGAGGAAGACACCGTTGCCCGAGCCCGTGTCGCGCTCGGCCGCGGACTTGATACCCTGCGCGGCGATGGTCGTCGCCTCGTCGTTCGAGAGCCCTTCCTCGTAGGTCTGCTCGAGATGGCCGTAGGCCAGTTGCATTCCGCTGCCGGTGACGGTGTAGTCATCTTCCATGACGCCGCCCGCCGGGTCGATGCTGTAGACGTGGCTTCCCTCCTCGTCGACGCCGCCCAGAATCGGGTGGATCGCGAAGAACGGCCCGCCTCGAGCGAAGTTCCCCGCGAGCGTCGCGAGCGCGTTGATGCTCATGCTCTCGTCGCGGCGGGTCTCGAAGAGGTTGACTTCCGCGCGGAGACTCGAGATGAACGACTGTGCGCCGCCGACGCTGCCGACCATCGTCAGCGCCGCGGTCGGGTGGATCTGT is a genomic window containing:
- a CDS encoding SDR family oxidoreductase, which codes for MSVTYDFSETVAVVTGASGALGSAAVERFRDAGATVCAVDVVEPDADDSLLEPDDAVQFYEVDLTDEDEVAELFEDIVDDHGRVDHLLNIAGTWMGGQHVAETDLEEFDALMNINLKTAFLASKHALPHLQDSEGSIVSVSARSSLEGGEGDGPYRITKAGLRILTETLAEENRGVVRANCVMPSVIDTPMNREMMPDSDHDSWVDPLEIADVMAFLCSDGASVTSGAAVPVYGEA
- a CDS encoding NADPH:quinone reductase, which gives rise to MRAVRYHEHGDADVLELEEIPTPEPDEDEVLVEVGAAGINPVDTYFREGSYAPAELPWIPGSDFAGTVEAVGDEVTAFEPGDRVFGTGLGKDIPGTCAEYAASPTDRIATLPDGVSLETGAALGVPAVTAWRSLIDHAELEPAERCLVHGGSGGVGHAAVQIAAATGAEVTTTAAPEYHEKLESLGADVVLDYAREDLEDAVITAGAPDVILDHRLDDYLQFDANVATQGTRVVGIGNTVPEAGFSNVPAARSKELRIHLISMFNTSDLAAVLRRVATLLSSGELSPEIDRTYDLSEVPEAHEAVLSESFFGKLVVTP
- a CDS encoding cold-shock protein, which gives rise to MANGKVDFFNDTGGYGFISTDDGDLDDDEDVFFHMEDVGGEDLTEGTEVEFDIESSPKGPRAANVVRQ
- the psmB gene encoding archaeal proteasome endopeptidase complex subunit beta; the encoded protein is MRTPTHDSDFSRTVDQLADDPDPYGPELGAMPQNDISSADLDNVNKTGTTTIGITTADGVVIATDMRASLGGRFVSNKNVQKVEQIHPTAALTMVGSVGGAQSFISSLRAEVNLFETRRDESMSINALATLAGNFARGGPFFAIHPILGGVDEEGSHVYSIDPAGGVMEDDYTVTGSGMQLAYGHLEQTYEEGLSNDEATTIAAQGIKSAAERDTGSGNGVFLCEITEDGVDIQGHNDFEEVI